In one window of Gemmatimonadota bacterium DNA:
- a CDS encoding HAMP domain-containing protein — protein MIKQWLLWLYDKGPSRISGQLYLGIGAAVALTMMTSMVAWFAFNEVGEAQHEVNEVAVPEIAAAFGVAQRSGTLAAAAPRLTAAETPEALESVTASISEERESFAVQLEAIAGYGMEDERFLRIREAGNTLMSNIEMIEESVARRFELQAQGRQLRLELERLQFELTSILVPAIDNQLFYTVTGYRDIDQPVAPREEYLSEEELQRYRHLADLQAEATVSTRILSNVFNLSDADRLEPLLERFESADGGVERSLAGLGTAPLRQRLEPVFTQLFELGSGQGKIFEIRGEDLDLIAQQRALIENNRDLSVELVAEVESLVNSAQESTEAATIASTQTIQVGRQLLLALNAVSLTGALLIAWLFVGKVLLRRLEFLSEHMRRMAGGDLKQKVELDGRDEVADMAAALEVFRLHSIEAQRLNLVEKLAEELRGKNDELESTLAELQKAQDQIVMREKLAALGELTAGVAHEIQNPLNFVKNFAESSEELLDEMKEELPAAGGTIDEEQDGLIREIGGDLTENLRRIREHGERANRIVRDMLQMGRGSGEKQSTDVNALLEEHARLAYHAARASNADFQLEIHEDFESDLGEIEIVSQEMARVFLNMVNNACHATNEKREDPDTESGYVPGIWLSTRREEDQIVVRIKDNGKGIPPHVIDKIFNPFFTTKPTDQGTGLGLALSNDIVREHGGSIVVDSEPGHYTEMAIRLPMAAVETGPETPATSPSDQSA, from the coding sequence ATGATCAAGCAGTGGCTGTTGTGGTTGTACGACAAGGGTCCATCCCGCATATCGGGGCAGCTGTATCTCGGCATCGGGGCGGCGGTAGCGCTGACCATGATGACCAGTATGGTGGCGTGGTTCGCCTTCAACGAGGTCGGCGAAGCCCAGCACGAAGTAAACGAGGTCGCCGTACCCGAGATCGCGGCGGCCTTCGGCGTAGCCCAGCGGAGCGGAACGCTGGCGGCGGCCGCGCCGCGCCTGACGGCCGCTGAAACTCCCGAAGCACTCGAATCCGTAACGGCGAGCATCTCCGAAGAGCGGGAAAGTTTCGCGGTGCAGCTGGAAGCCATCGCCGGCTACGGCATGGAAGACGAACGCTTTCTGCGCATCCGTGAAGCCGGCAACACGCTGATGTCGAATATCGAAATGATCGAGGAGTCCGTAGCCAGGCGCTTCGAACTCCAGGCGCAGGGCCGGCAACTTCGTCTTGAACTGGAACGGCTGCAATTCGAGCTGACGAGCATCCTGGTCCCGGCGATTGACAACCAGTTGTTCTACACGGTAACGGGATACCGGGATATTGATCAGCCGGTGGCGCCCCGCGAGGAATATCTCTCCGAAGAGGAACTGCAACGATACAGGCACCTGGCCGATCTGCAGGCCGAAGCGACCGTCAGTACCCGAATCCTTTCCAACGTCTTCAATCTGTCCGACGCCGATCGGCTGGAACCCCTGCTGGAGCGCTTCGAGTCGGCCGACGGCGGCGTAGAGAGAAGCCTCGCCGGCCTGGGTACGGCGCCCCTTCGGCAACGGCTCGAACCGGTATTCACCCAGCTCTTCGAACTGGGCAGCGGCCAGGGAAAGATCTTCGAGATTCGCGGCGAGGATCTCGACCTGATCGCCCAGCAGCGGGCCTTGATCGAAAACAACCGGGATCTGTCCGTCGAACTGGTGGCCGAGGTGGAAAGTCTCGTGAATTCGGCACAGGAGAGTACCGAGGCCGCCACGATTGCATCGACACAGACGATCCAGGTGGGCAGGCAGCTGCTCCTCGCCTTGAACGCGGTCAGCCTGACCGGCGCATTGCTGATCGCGTGGCTGTTCGTCGGAAAGGTGCTGCTGCGCCGGCTGGAGTTTCTATCGGAACACATGCGGCGCATGGCGGGGGGGGATCTGAAGCAGAAAGTCGAACTGGACGGCCGCGACGAGGTGGCGGACATGGCCGCCGCGCTGGAAGTCTTCAGGCTTCACTCCATCGAAGCGCAAAGGCTGAACCTCGTGGAGAAACTGGCCGAGGAACTGCGCGGAAAGAACGACGAGCTGGAGAGCACGCTGGCGGAACTCCAGAAGGCGCAGGATCAGATCGTCATGCGGGAAAAACTGGCGGCCCTGGGCGAGCTCACCGCGGGCGTGGCGCACGAGATCCAGAACCCGTTGAACTTCGTCAAGAACTTCGCGGAGTCTTCGGAAGAACTTCTCGATGAAATGAAGGAAGAATTGCCAGCGGCCGGCGGCACGATCGACGAGGAGCAGGACGGGCTGATCCGCGAGATCGGCGGCGACCTGACGGAAAACCTGCGCCGGATCCGGGAGCATGGCGAACGGGCCAACCGCATCGTGCGCGATATGCTTCAGATGGGCCGCGGCTCGGGAGAGAAACAATCGACCGACGTCAATGCTCTCCTGGAAGAACACGCCCGCCTCGCCTACCACGCCGCACGGGCATCGAACGCGGACTTCCAGCTCGAAATCCACGAAGACTTCGAATCCGATCTGGGTGAGATCGAGATCGTCTCCCAGGAAATGGCCCGGGTATTCCTGAACATGGTAAACAACGCCTGTCACGCCACCAACGAGAAGCGGGAGGATCCGGACACTGAATCCGGTTACGTCCCCGGCATCTGGTTGTCCACCCGACGCGAGGAAGATCAGATCGTCGTCCGGATAAAGGACAACGGCAAGGGAATACCGCCTCACGTGATCGACAAGATCTTCAACCCCTTCTTTACCACCAAGCCTACCGACCAGGGCACCGGCCTCGGCCTGGCCCTGTCGAACGATATCGTCCGCGAACACGGTGGTTCGATCGTGGTGGATTCGGAACCGGGACATTACACCGAAATGGCCATCAGGCTGCCGATGGCCGCGGTCGAGACCGGGCCGGAAACCCCCGCCACATCCCCTTCCGACCAATCAGCCTGA
- a CDS encoding cysteine desulfurase, which translates to MEEALVETPRKLDDTLRLSDEHARRYRGDFPILDRKVHGKPLVYLDNSATSQKPRAVLDALDDYYTRLNANVHRGLHTLSEEATNAYEAARERVARFINAPARNLVFVRNTTEGINLVASAWGRKNVGAGDEILLSVMEHHSNIVPWQMLARETGAVLRYFDIRDDGSLDMDQADELITERTRIVSIAHMSNVLGTVNPIEAIVERAHAAGALVFVDAAQSVPHMPVDVARLGCDFFAFSGHKMCGPTGIGGLYGRQELLETMDPYMGGGSMIDEVRLDGFTCADIPEKFEAGTPNIAHAIVFGDVVDYLSAVGMKHVHTHERALTDYTIERLEEIDGLTVYGHAPDRGGAISFNLDNMHPSDLSTVLDRQGIAIRAGHHCAQPLMRRIGTPYGATARASLYFYNTSEEIDTMIGAIHRARNLFGA; encoded by the coding sequence ATGGAAGAAGCACTGGTAGAAACGCCACGCAAACTGGATGACACGTTACGCCTGTCTGACGAACACGCCCGGCGTTACCGCGGAGATTTCCCCATCCTGGACCGGAAGGTGCACGGCAAGCCGCTGGTCTACCTGGACAACAGTGCCACGTCGCAGAAACCCCGGGCCGTGCTCGACGCCCTGGACGACTACTACACGCGGTTGAACGCCAACGTGCACCGCGGGCTCCACACGCTCAGCGAGGAGGCGACCAACGCCTACGAGGCCGCCCGCGAACGGGTGGCGCGCTTCATCAACGCGCCGGCCCGGAACCTGGTCTTCGTGCGGAATACGACCGAGGGCATCAACCTCGTGGCGAGCGCGTGGGGCCGGAAGAACGTCGGGGCGGGCGACGAAATCCTGCTTTCGGTCATGGAGCACCACAGCAACATCGTGCCCTGGCAGATGCTTGCGCGGGAAACCGGCGCCGTGCTTCGGTATTTCGACATCCGCGATGACGGGTCGCTCGACATGGACCAGGCGGACGAACTGATCACGGAGCGGACGCGCATCGTGTCCATCGCGCACATGTCGAACGTGCTGGGCACCGTCAATCCCATCGAAGCCATCGTGGAACGGGCCCACGCCGCCGGCGCGCTGGTCTTCGTGGACGCCGCGCAGAGCGTGCCGCACATGCCGGTGGACGTGGCGCGGCTAGGCTGCGATTTCTTCGCGTTTTCCGGCCACAAGATGTGCGGTCCGACCGGCATCGGCGGACTATACGGCCGGCAGGAGCTGCTCGAAACGATGGATCCCTACATGGGCGGTGGTTCGATGATCGACGAAGTCCGCCTCGATGGGTTCACCTGCGCGGACATCCCGGAGAAATTCGAGGCGGGCACCCCAAATATCGCCCATGCTATCGTCTTCGGCGACGTGGTGGACTACCTCTCCGCCGTCGGGATGAAACACGTACACACCCACGAACGAGCACTGACGGACTACACGATCGAGCGGCTCGAGGAAATCGACGGACTGACGGTCTACGGCCACGCGCCGGACCGGGGAGGAGCGATCTCCTTCAACCTGGACAACATGCATCCCAGCGATCTGTCCACGGTGCTGGACCGCCAGGGCATCGCCATCCGCGCCGGGCACCACTGCGCGCAGCCCCTCATGCGCCGAATCGGGACGCCCTACGGCGCCACGGCGCGGGCAAGCCTGTATTTCTACAACACCTCCGAAGAAATCGATACCATGATCGGAGCCATCCACCGGGCGCGGAACCTCTTCGGCGCGTAA
- a CDS encoding phytanoyl-CoA dioxygenase family protein — MNPNHIGADEVEFFQEYGYLQIPGFFSKREIAELADALDKTVVEKRERILGGGRESDDDYNRVFNQMVNLWVDYEVIRKYSFDARLAEIARKISKCRRLVIYHDHGLIKPGGEQSKATNWHQDAPYWPMEQVGALSAWIAVDDVTVDNGCMQFIPGSHKYGRLAPVPLSTEGASVLKDIESTDVEVEVEPVVMDMEAGGVTFHHGCTFHYATPNRTASPRRALAIIYIPEYVNYNGRWDAGGDQNLKPGEPFGGPLHPILASG; from the coding sequence ATGAATCCAAATCACATTGGCGCCGATGAGGTTGAGTTCTTTCAGGAGTATGGCTATCTCCAGATTCCGGGGTTTTTCTCGAAGCGGGAAATCGCGGAACTGGCCGACGCGCTGGACAAGACGGTCGTCGAGAAGAGAGAACGTATTCTGGGCGGTGGACGCGAGTCGGACGACGATTACAACCGCGTATTCAACCAGATGGTCAACCTGTGGGTCGACTACGAGGTCATCCGGAAATACTCGTTTGACGCGCGGCTGGCGGAGATCGCCCGGAAGATATCGAAGTGCAGGCGCCTGGTCATCTACCATGACCATGGACTGATCAAGCCCGGCGGTGAACAGAGCAAGGCAACCAACTGGCACCAGGACGCACCGTACTGGCCCATGGAACAGGTCGGCGCGCTGTCGGCATGGATCGCCGTGGACGATGTAACGGTGGACAACGGTTGCATGCAGTTCATACCCGGATCGCATAAGTACGGCCGGCTGGCGCCGGTGCCGCTGAGCACGGAAGGTGCTAGCGTCCTGAAAGATATCGAGAGTACGGACGTCGAAGTCGAAGTCGAACCCGTCGTGATGGACATGGAAGCGGGCGGCGTGACTTTTCATCATGGATGCACGTTCCATTACGCTACGCCGAATCGCACCGCATCGCCCAGGAGAGCCCTGGCGATCATTTACATACCGGAATACGTGAACTACAACGGCCGATGGGACGCGGGCGGCGACCAGAACCTGAAACCGGGCGAACCGTTCGGAGGACCGCTGCATCCCATCCTGGCGTCGGGTTGA
- a CDS encoding phytanoyl-CoA dioxygenase family protein yields the protein MSTDRYRIGVQDYIDYHRDGYLVVRGLVSEAEVEDIRRHTEELMHGRITIDEVDPPPPGLTSEQMGQHWLRIHMLHRKHALHERFLLQPRILDVLEALIGPDVLALQTMLFLKPPGREGQGFHQDSYYIPTYPDTLIGSWLAVDPADEENGCMMVIPGSHHEPIYPDENKLGQNHADGAIGDLGIIEGASATDESLNGLAPVAGKYTGREVAARMAPGDVLFFHGHLLHRSHENRTGTRFRRAFVGHYCNARSWVPWNHGAEFEGPTANHLHILARGNSHLPFAKPKFGTACDALNPRETAGGVRPARMMGDMPKSTVKGVMVPR from the coding sequence ATGTCGACGGACCGATACCGGATCGGCGTCCAGGACTACATCGACTACCACCGCGATGGCTACCTCGTCGTCCGTGGACTCGTATCTGAAGCGGAGGTGGAGGACATACGCCGCCATACCGAAGAACTCATGCATGGCCGGATTACCATCGACGAGGTCGATCCGCCGCCGCCCGGACTGACCTCCGAACAAATGGGACAGCACTGGCTGCGCATACACATGCTCCACCGTAAGCACGCGCTGCATGAGCGGTTTCTGCTGCAGCCCCGTATCCTGGACGTGCTCGAAGCCCTGATCGGTCCGGACGTGCTGGCGCTCCAGACCATGTTGTTCCTGAAGCCGCCCGGCCGCGAAGGCCAGGGTTTTCACCAGGACTCGTACTACATTCCCACCTATCCCGACACGCTGATCGGTTCCTGGCTGGCCGTGGATCCCGCGGATGAAGAAAACGGTTGCATGATGGTCATACCGGGATCGCATCATGAACCCATTTATCCGGATGAAAACAAGCTCGGCCAGAACCATGCCGACGGCGCCATCGGAGACCTCGGGATCATCGAGGGCGCCAGTGCGACGGATGAGTCCCTGAACGGATTGGCCCCAGTGGCCGGGAAGTACACCGGTCGCGAGGTGGCTGCGCGGATGGCGCCGGGGGATGTCCTGTTCTTTCACGGCCATCTCCTGCACCGGTCGCACGAGAACCGGACCGGGACTCGGTTCCGCCGGGCGTTCGTGGGCCATTACTGCAACGCGAGGTCCTGGGTGCCGTGGAACCATGGCGCCGAATTCGAGGGGCCGACCGCGAATCACCTTCACATCCTCGCCAGGGGAAACTCCCACCTGCCCTTCGCCAAGCCGAAGTTCGGCACGGCGTGCGACGCCCTCAACCCCAGGGAAACGGCCGGAGGCGTGCGGCCCGCGCGCATGATGGGCGACATGCCCAAGTCGACCGTGAAGGGCGTCATGGTACCGCGTTGA
- a CDS encoding ABC transporter substrate-binding protein: MRRTREHWAVVLLALCATAFSPALSSENSGANASQVEEPGVTAERILFGQSAAFSGPARELGRNMNLGIEAAFQEANRRGGVHGRRLELITLDDAYEPEAAIENTRKLIEEEGVFALIGAVGTPTSRSAVPITSEAGVPYIAPFTGAIFLRDNTDTGVINLRASYFQETEEIVDRLSRDLGITRIGVMYQNDSFGRVGYRGVRRALERRQLDPVAIGVYPRNTTAIKAGLLDLQRGKPDAVVVIGAYQPVATLISWARHVGFNPVFATISFVGSNALAGELGPDGRGVLVSQVVPFPAAGNIAIAVQYRRALSAHAPGTTPGFVSFEGYLAGKLTIHALEGCGPDVRRSCLMESLNRAGTIDMGGLRLEFGEGDNQGSDAVFLTVIGQDGRYHPIRTLRDVMP, translated from the coding sequence ATGAGACGAACGCGCGAACACTGGGCGGTCGTCCTGCTCGCCCTTTGTGCGACGGCGTTCTCTCCCGCTCTATCCTCCGAAAACAGCGGCGCGAACGCCTCTCAGGTTGAAGAGCCCGGTGTGACGGCCGAACGCATACTCTTCGGCCAGTCCGCGGCCTTCAGCGGTCCGGCCCGCGAACTCGGGCGGAATATGAACCTCGGGATCGAGGCGGCCTTCCAGGAAGCGAACCGCCGGGGCGGCGTACACGGAAGACGGCTCGAGTTGATCACGCTCGATGACGCCTATGAACCGGAAGCCGCGATCGAAAATACCCGCAAACTGATCGAGGAGGAAGGGGTCTTCGCGCTGATCGGCGCCGTCGGAACACCCACCTCCCGCTCGGCCGTTCCCATTACCTCGGAGGCCGGCGTACCTTATATCGCGCCATTCACCGGCGCGATTTTTTTACGAGACAACACGGATACGGGCGTCATAAACCTGCGCGCCTCCTATTTCCAGGAGACCGAGGAAATCGTCGACCGGCTTTCGCGCGATCTCGGCATCACGCGCATCGGCGTGATGTATCAGAACGATTCCTTCGGCCGGGTCGGATACCGCGGCGTACGGCGCGCGCTGGAGCGCCGGCAGCTCGATCCCGTGGCGATCGGCGTATATCCCAGGAACACTACCGCGATCAAGGCCGGTCTGCTCGATTTGCAGCGGGGAAAACCGGACGCTGTCGTGGTGATCGGCGCCTACCAGCCGGTGGCCACGCTCATTTCATGGGCTCGGCACGTGGGTTTCAATCCCGTTTTCGCAACGATCTCGTTTGTAGGGAGCAATGCGCTGGCCGGTGAACTGGGCCCCGACGGCCGCGGTGTCCTGGTCTCTCAGGTCGTGCCCTTTCCCGCGGCAGGAAACATCGCCATCGCCGTCCAGTACCGCAGAGCGCTCTCCGCGCACGCGCCGGGCACGACCCCGGGATTCGTTTCCTTCGAAGGATACCTCGCCGGCAAGCTGACGATCCACGCCCTCGAGGGCTGCGGCCCCGACGTAAGGCGCTCCTGTCTCATGGAAAGCCTGAACCGGGCGGGAACGATCGACATGGGCGGTCTCCGTCTTGAATTCGGCGAAGGGGACAATCAGGGTTCGGACGCGGTCTTCCTTACGGTGATTGGACAGGATGGCCGTTACCATCCCATACGTACCCTCCGGGACGTGATGCCATGA
- a CDS encoding STAS domain-containing protein, producing MEISVDRANEVLIAKVEGRIDGANAREFEDALNGAIGEDDSKVLLDFSALSYISSAGLRVILLIARLLQKRNAAFALCSLSDPIREVFEISGFDKIISIHDSQAEAVDKIGR from the coding sequence ATGGAGATCAGTGTCGACCGAGCAAACGAAGTACTTATTGCGAAGGTTGAAGGTCGAATCGACGGCGCCAACGCGCGGGAATTCGAAGACGCGCTCAACGGCGCCATCGGTGAAGACGACAGCAAGGTGCTGCTGGATTTCAGTGCCTTGTCCTACATAAGCAGCGCGGGCCTGAGGGTCATCCTGCTGATCGCGCGACTGCTCCAGAAGCGTAATGCCGCGTTCGCATTGTGCTCGCTTTCGGATCCGATCCGGGAAGTCTTCGAAATCAGCGGTTTCGACAAGATCATATCCATTCACGATTCCCAGGCCGAAGCAGTGGATAAGATCGGCCGGTAA
- a CDS encoding ATP-binding protein, with amino-acid sequence MSRRLSLSLPTKLDQLERIYEAVDELGESEEWPPGMVYQVKLVLEELGVNIVTHGHGGDPDHEFEIVMSSDSEALTIELSDEGRAFNPLTDSPEPDVDSGLDDRPVGGLGIYLVRTMMDELSYRREDNRNILTIVKRKENG; translated from the coding sequence ATGAGCAGAAGACTGTCCCTGAGCCTGCCCACGAAGCTCGACCAACTGGAGCGCATCTACGAAGCGGTGGATGAACTCGGCGAGTCCGAAGAATGGCCGCCGGGTATGGTCTACCAGGTCAAGCTGGTCCTCGAGGAACTGGGCGTGAACATCGTCACGCACGGCCACGGCGGCGATCCCGATCATGAATTCGAAATCGTGATGAGCTCGGATTCCGAGGCGCTGACGATCGAGTTGAGCGACGAAGGGCGGGCATTCAACCCCCTGACCGACTCGCCGGAACCGGATGTCGACTCCGGACTCGACGATCGGCCCGTGGGCGGCCTGGGCATCTACCTCGTCCGGACCATGATGGATGAACTGAGCTACCGGCGGGAAGACAACAGGAACATACTCACGATCGTCAAACGGAAGGAAAACGGATGA
- a CDS encoding SpoIIE family protein phosphatase, protein MTQTPYKILVVDDEPDLEHLMRQRMRRDVRSGLYTLYFAQNGVEALERLNEVPDIDMVLSDINMPRMDGLTLLAQIPNIAPDIRAVVVSAYGDMKNIRTAMNRGAFDFITKPIDFQDLRVTIERTLKNMEEWREALESRDKLVRLQNELNVASKMQQSILPTEFPESDHCEIFANMEPAREVGGDFFDVFGLPGGKIGLAIADVSDKGVPAALFMMSSRTLLKGSAIGAIEPGAVLKEVNDLLTEENEAAMFVTTFYAVYNPQTGQVDFSNGGHNPPLVVHSDGSSTLLPGTDGLALGVFPGVNFGQSVVVLSPGDLLLLYTDGVTEAMNADGEEFGMDRLQAVFTDAPPDSTEAANKAVFKAVHDFAGETPQSDDITCVTVLQRQV, encoded by the coding sequence ATGACGCAGACTCCGTACAAAATCCTTGTTGTGGACGACGAGCCGGATCTCGAACACCTGATGCGGCAGCGCATGCGCCGTGACGTGCGTTCCGGCCTGTATACGCTGTATTTCGCCCAGAATGGCGTAGAAGCCCTGGAACGCCTGAACGAAGTGCCCGATATAGACATGGTCCTCTCCGATATCAACATGCCCCGGATGGACGGCCTAACGCTGCTGGCGCAGATACCGAACATTGCCCCCGACATCCGCGCCGTGGTGGTTTCCGCCTACGGGGACATGAAGAACATCCGCACGGCCATGAACCGGGGCGCCTTCGATTTCATTACCAAGCCAATCGATTTCCAGGACCTGCGGGTAACGATTGAGCGTACGCTGAAGAACATGGAGGAATGGCGCGAAGCCCTGGAGTCGCGGGACAAGCTTGTACGGCTGCAGAACGAACTGAACGTGGCCAGCAAGATGCAGCAGTCTATCCTGCCCACCGAGTTCCCCGAATCCGATCATTGCGAGATTTTCGCGAACATGGAACCGGCCCGGGAGGTCGGCGGCGACTTTTTCGACGTATTCGGCCTGCCCGGCGGCAAAATCGGCCTGGCCATCGCCGATGTATCCGACAAGGGCGTTCCCGCCGCCCTTTTCATGATGTCCAGCAGGACCCTGCTGAAGGGCTCGGCGATCGGCGCCATTGAACCGGGTGCCGTGCTCAAGGAGGTCAACGACCTGCTTACCGAGGAAAACGAAGCGGCCATGTTCGTCACGACTTTCTACGCGGTATACAACCCCCAGACCGGACAGGTGGACTTTTCCAACGGAGGGCACAATCCTCCGCTGGTGGTGCACTCCGACGGCTCGTCGACCCTTCTCCCCGGTACGGACGGCCTGGCGCTCGGGGTTTTTCCGGGCGTAAATTTCGGCCAGTCCGTCGTTGTGCTCTCCCCGGGCGATCTCCTGTTGCTTTATACCGACGGCGTAACGGAAGCGATGAACGCCGATGGGGAGGAATTCGGGATGGACCGCCTGCAGGCGGTTTTCACGGATGCCCCTCCCGACAGTACGGAAGCCGCCAACAAAGCGGTGTTCAAGGCGGTCCATGATTTCGCCGGAGAAACGCCGCAATCGGATGACATTACCTGTGTTACCGTGCTTCAACGCCAGGTCTGA
- a CDS encoding copper-translocating P-type ATPase, producing the protein MSTSTQGTDFGVDTETRVFHVEGMTCSACSARVEKVLSQVPGVAAAHVNLALERATLTVAPGVEGNALSGPVAAAGYRLSAVQDDRHEPEEDPGQSRRDRVAMVVAICVTIPFLLQMLAGLLRSWTGFDGHMPVYAEATLATVLQIGIGARYYRSAFHALRGGGANMDVLVALGTTSAYAYSAYLAYSLGAGAAGQLYFEASAIIITLVLIGKHIESRARRSASRAIRELLAIRPVTARVRTADGSERDTPVHALQPGDVVICRPGDRVAADGVVLRGEAEVDEALITGESVPAPKHPDDTVIAGSMNINGLLEIEARAVGSDSTLGRVIRLVESSQAAKPAIQRLVDRVSAVFVPAVVGLALITFVAWVLSGAGLEPALINAVSVLVIACPCALGLATPTAIVAGAGVAARAGILVRDIESLEQANDLTHVVFDKTGTLTEGRPAIASVTPLAERNEGDLLRIAASLQQGSEHPLATAFLRTATERDIALADVSGFRSMVAKGVQGEIEGAGYLLGNRRLFDECCPGIEPPDAWDSGGSTLVWLAARTDAGCAFLARFELIDALRPDAALAVDGLRKLGVKPLLVSGDAEAVVERIGRQAGIDETYGAATPEEKERIVSRLMESGAKVCMVGDGINDAPALARASVGIAMGSGTDVAMETAAITLMRPDPTLVAGAIDVSRKTIRKIKQNLFWAFIYNVIGLPLAALGFLVPAFAAAMMACSSVSVVLNSLTLRSWRPGNR; encoded by the coding sequence ATGTCGACCTCCACCCAGGGAACGGATTTCGGCGTGGATACCGAAACCCGTGTATTCCACGTCGAGGGCATGACCTGCAGCGCGTGCTCGGCGCGGGTAGAGAAGGTCCTCTCCCAGGTCCCCGGTGTCGCTGCCGCTCACGTAAACCTCGCCCTCGAACGAGCGACGCTAACGGTTGCGCCCGGCGTGGAAGGCAACGCGCTGTCCGGCCCCGTGGCCGCCGCGGGGTACCGGCTGAGCGCAGTTCAGGACGACCGGCACGAGCCCGAAGAGGATCCCGGACAGTCCCGTCGGGACCGTGTCGCCATGGTCGTCGCGATTTGCGTGACGATTCCCTTCCTGCTGCAGATGCTGGCCGGGCTGCTGCGGAGCTGGACCGGTTTCGACGGGCACATGCCGGTATACGCGGAAGCGACGCTCGCGACCGTGCTGCAGATCGGCATCGGTGCCCGTTACTACCGGAGCGCTTTCCACGCGCTGCGCGGCGGCGGTGCGAACATGGACGTCCTGGTGGCCCTGGGAACCACTTCGGCCTACGCGTACAGCGCCTACCTTGCTTACAGCCTGGGCGCCGGCGCGGCGGGTCAACTATACTTCGAAGCCTCCGCGATCATCATTACCCTCGTACTCATCGGCAAGCACATCGAAAGCCGGGCGCGCCGCAGCGCGAGCCGGGCGATTCGGGAATTGCTGGCGATCCGGCCGGTTACCGCGCGGGTACGTACGGCGGACGGCTCTGAGCGGGATACGCCGGTACATGCCTTGCAGCCCGGCGACGTCGTCATCTGCCGTCCGGGCGACCGGGTGGCCGCGGACGGCGTCGTGCTCCGGGGCGAAGCCGAAGTCGACGAAGCGCTCATCACCGGTGAGAGCGTCCCGGCACCCAAACACCCGGACGACACGGTAATCGCCGGATCGATGAACATCAACGGCCTCCTGGAAATCGAAGCCCGGGCCGTGGGCAGCGATTCGACGCTAGGGCGGGTGATCCGCCTGGTCGAAAGCTCACAGGCCGCCAAGCCGGCCATCCAGCGTTTGGTGGATCGCGTAAGCGCCGTATTCGTACCGGCCGTCGTCGGTCTGGCCCTAATCACCTTCGTCGCGTGGGTTCTTTCGGGGGCCGGCCTGGAACCTGCGTTGATCAATGCCGTCTCCGTCCTCGTCATCGCCTGCCCCTGCGCACTGGGCCTGGCGACGCCGACGGCCATCGTGGCCGGTGCGGGCGTGGCGGCCCGGGCGGGCATTCTGGTCAGGGACATCGAATCCCTGGAACAGGCCAATGACTTGACGCACGTCGTTTTCGACAAGACGGGCACCCTGACCGAAGGCCGGCCCGCCATCGCATCCGTTACGCCCCTGGCCGAGCGGAACGAAGGCGATCTGCTTCGCATCGCCGCGTCGCTGCAGCAGGGCAGCGAGCATCCCCTGGCCACCGCGTTTCTGCGCACGGCCACGGAACGGGACATCGCCCTGGCCGACGTAAGTGGATTCAGGAGCATGGTGGCGAAAGGGGTCCAGGGAGAAATCGAAGGCGCAGGCTACTTGCTTGGAAACCGGAGGCTCTTCGATGAGTGCTGTCCGGGCATCGAGCCTCCCGACGCATGGGATAGCGGGGGTTCCACCCTGGTCTGGCTGGCGGCCCGAACTGATGCCGGATGCGCATTCCTCGCACGCTTCGAACTCATCGACGCGTTGCGGCCCGATGCGGCCTTGGCGGTGGATGGTCTCAGGAAGCTGGGGGTCAAGCCTCTGCTGGTGTCCGGCGACGCGGAGGCCGTCGTGGAGCGTATCGGACGGCAGGCCGGCATAGACGAAACCTACGGTGCTGCTACGCCGGAAGAAAAGGAGCGTATCGTAAGCCGTTTGATGGAGAGCGGCGCCAAAGTTTGCATGGTCGGAGACGGAATCAACGACGCGCCCGCCCTCGCCCGTGCGTCCGTGGGGATCGCCATGGGCTCCGGTACGGACGTGGCCATGGAAACGGCCGCGATCACGCTGATGAGACCCGATCCGACCCTGGTGGCCGGGGCGATCGACGTAAGCCGGAAGACGATTCGGAAAATCAAGCAGAATCTGTTCTGGGCGTTTATCTACAACGTAATCGGACTGCCCCTCGCGGCGCTGGGATTCCTCGTCCCCGCATTCGCCGCGGCGATGATGGCGTGCTCCAGCGTCAGCGTCGTCCTGAACTCGTTGACGCTCCGTTCCTGGCGTCCCGGAAACAGGTAG